From a single Piliocolobus tephrosceles isolate RC106 chromosome 21, ASM277652v3, whole genome shotgun sequence genomic region:
- the FTL gene encoding ferritin light chain yields the protein MSSQIRQNYSTDVEAAVNSLVNLYLQASYTYLSLGFYFDRDDVALEGVSHFFRELAEEKREGYERLLKMQNQRGGRAFFQDVKKPAEDEWGKTPDAMKAAMALEKKLNQALLDLHALGSAHTDPHLCDFLETHFLDEEVKLIKKMGDHLTNLNRLAGPEAGLGEYLFERLTLKHD from the exons ATGAGCTCCCAGATCCGTCAGAATTATTCCACCGACGTGGAGGCAGCCGTCAACAGCCTGGTCAATTTGTACCTGCAGGCCTCCTACACCTACCTCTCTCTG GGCTTCTATTTCGACCGCGATGATGTGGCTCTggaaggcgtgagccacttcttCCGCGAATTGGCCGAGGAGAAGCGCGAGGGCTATGAGCGTCTCCTGAAGATGCAAAACCAGCGTGGCGGTCGCGCTTTTTTTCAGGACGTCAAG AAGCCAGCTGAAGATGAGTGGGGTAAAACCCCGGATGCCATGAAAGCCGCCATGGCCCTGGAGAAAAAGCTGAATCAGGCCCTTTTGGATCTTCATGCCCTGGGTTCTGCCCACACGGATCCCCAT cTCTGTGACTTCCTGGAGACTCACTTCCTAGATGAGGAAGTGAAGCTCATCAAAAAGATGGGTGACCACCTGACCAACCTCAACAGGCTGGCCGGCCCGGAGGCTGGGCTGGGCGAGTATCTCTTCGAAAGGCTCACTCTCAAGCACGACTAA